From Bombus vancouverensis nearcticus chromosome 15, iyBomVanc1_principal, whole genome shotgun sequence, the proteins below share one genomic window:
- the RhoBTB gene encoding rho-related BTB domain containing isoform X1: MDNEQPHQELVKCVVVGDTAVGKTRLICARACNKHVSLSQLLTTHVPTVWAIDQYRIYKDVLERSWEVVDNVNVSLRLWDTFGDHEKDRRFAYGRSDVVLLCFSITNPVSLRNCKAMWYPEIRRFCPQTPVLLVGCKNDLRYMYRDETYLSYFRDRSPFVRATRKSDLVMPDQARAVARELGVCYYETSVFTYYGVNEVFENSIRAALIARRQQRFWMTNLKRVQRPLLQAPFCPPKPVPPEVCLATSTYEENMKTLWTKPVHTDVTLIAGNCTFSAHRCLLAAASPAFHRLFSMELVQEQTPRSSSESSMVSTFGEATVGDFNDDTECLIRIDQSKPAKVWEQLKRRSSFQVLPTVDNQKKPPGATRELNHPAFQNIRVCLTENTNGMQQPTTVVTLSKLITPQAMQQCLQFIYMGSLDKRYHDLQTAPIGLLLEIRQAAEFLELPQLLMVLGTLQTRDQFNNDLNNRYKQVVRQRLEDICLEQGLFADVIFELDDGSVPAHKAILTARCDVMKAMFSGDFRESSAKVIVFPGVREYTFHKLLCYLYTDEVPAISSARCLNLLELANRLCLQRLVNLVESRVIEDLGRLSQNEGNEAVENCLRLLEPCKLHNADQLADWCMNHLCVNYNKLCKMSPRSVRLLHPENQEYLNEHRWPPVWYLKDYDYYQKCLAERDRENKPTLKRNRNQSGCLCFSGTSKTRRESSNGGGGTASSANNDPQAERPLFDSIESGEQVV, from the exons ATGGACAATGAGCAGCCGCATCAGGAACTGGTCAAGTGCGTGGTCGTCGGCGATACGGCAGTTGGAAAGACCAGGCTGATCTGTGCGAGAGCCTGCAACAAACACGTGTCGCTGTCGCAACTCTTGACGACTCACGTGCCCACCGTCTGGGCCATCGACCAGTATAGAATCTACAAGGAC GTCCTAGAACGTTCCTGGGAAGTAGTCGATAACGTGAATGTTTCCCTGCGACTTTGGGACACGTTTGGCGACCACGAGAAGGATCGACGTTTCGCGTACGGCAG atcGGACGTTGTGCTACTATGTTTCTCTATAACAAATCCCGTATCTCTACGGAACTGCAAGGCGATGTGGTATCCGGAAATACGACGATTCTGCCCACAGACTCCGGTACTGTTAGTGGGCTGCAAGAACGATCTACGTTACATGTACCGAGATGAGACGTATCTGAGCTATTTCCGCGACCGCAGTCCGTTCGTGAG AGCTACGAGGAAGAGCGATCTGGTAATGCCTGATCAAGCTCGAGCTGTTGCACGTGAGCTTGGTGTTTGCTATTATGAGACTAGCGTCTTTACATATTACGGTGTTAACGAAGTCTTCGAGAATTCGATACGCGCTGCCTTAATCGCGCGTCGCCAACAACGATTTTGGATGACGAACTTGAAGAGGGTGCAAAGGCCTCTTCTTCAG GCACCGTTTTGTCCACCAAAACCTGTACCACCGGAAGTGTGTCTGGCGACAAGCACTTACGAAGAAAACATGAAAACGTTGTGGACAAAACCAGTTCACACTGACGTGACTTTGATAGCCGGAAACTGCACGTTTTCCGCTCACAGGTGTCTTTTAGCCGCAGCATCGCCCGCGTTCCATCGACTTTTCTCTATGGAACTCGTTCAGGAACAAACACCTCGAAGCTCTAGCGAATCTAGCATG gTGAGTACATTCGGCGAAGCAACGGTCGGTGACTTCAACGATGACACCGAATGCCTCATTCGTATCGATCAATCAAAACCTGCAAA AGTTTGGGAACAACTGAAGCGACGTTCAAGCTTCCAAGTACTGCCCACGGTGGACAACCAAAAGAAACCACCTGGAGCTACTAGAGAACTTAATCATCCTGCCTTCCAGAACATCCGTGTATGCTTG ACTGAAAATACAAATGGAATGCAGCAACCAACGACCGTGGTGACGCTGTCTAAACTAATTACACCCCAGGCGATGCAGCAGTGCTTGCAATTCATTTACATGGGCAGCTTGGATAAACGGTATCACGATCTACAA ACAGCTCCTATCGGGCTTCTACTG GAGATTAGACAAGCGGCGGAATTCTTGGAGCTTCCGCAATTATTGATGGTGCTTGGGACTTTACAAACAAGAGATCAGTTTAATAATGATCTTAATAATAGGTATAAGCAAGTGGTGAGGCAACGTTTGGAAGACATTTGTCTAGAACAAG GACTCTTCGCTGATGTGATATTTGAACTAGACGATGGAAGTGTTCCAGCCCACAAAGCGATACTCACTGCCCGATGTGATGTAATGAAGGCCATGTTCTCCGGAGATTTCCGCGAAAGTAGCGCAAAAGTG ATAGTGTTTCCCGGTGTACGCGAGTACACGTTCCACAAACTACTCTGCTATCTCTATACGGATGAAGTGCCAGCAATTTCCTCTGCCAGGTGCTTGAACCTCTTAGAATTGGCAAATCGTCTTTGTTTGCAACGACTGGTGAACTTGGTCGAGAGCAGAGTGATCGAAGATCTCGGGAGATTGTCTCAGAACGAGGGAAACGAGGCCGTGGAGAACTGTCTGAGACTGCTGGAACCGTGCAAG TTGCATAATGCCGATCAACTAGCTGACTGGTGTATGAACCACTTGTGCGTCAATTACAACAAGTTGTGCAAAATGTCTCCGCGAAGCGTACGCCTTCTGCATCCGGAGAACCAGGAATATTTGAACGAGCATCGATGGCCTCCAGTATG GTATTTAAAAGACTACGATTACTACCAAAAATGTTTGGCGGAACGTGACCGCGAAAATAAGCCGACGTTGAAGAGAAATCGCAATCAGTCCGGTTGCTTATGCTTCTCTGGTACGAGCAAAACCAGGAGAGAAAGTTCGAACGGTGGTGGAGGTACAGCATCGTCGGCGAACAACGATCCGCAAGCTGAACGACCCCTATTCGACTCTATAGAGTCAGGTGAACAGGTTGTATGA
- the RhoBTB gene encoding rho-related BTB domain containing isoform X2 translates to MDNEQPHQELVKCVVVGDTAVGKTRLICARACNKHVSLSQLLTTHVPTVWAIDQYRIYKDVLERSWEVVDNVNVSLRLWDTFGDHEKDRRFAYGRSDVVLLCFSITNPVSLRNCKAMWYPEIRRFCPQTPVLLVGCKNDLRYMYRDETYLSYFRDRSPFVRATRKSDLVMPDQARAVARELGVCYYETSVFTYYGVNEVFENSIRAALIARRQQRFWMTNLKRVQRPLLQAPFCPPKPVPPEVCLATSTYEENMKTLWTKPVHTDVTLIAGNCTFSAHRCLLAAASPAFHRLFSMELVQEQTPRSSSESSMVSTFGEATVGDFNDDTECLIRIDQSKPAKVWEQLKRRSSFQVLPTVDNQKKPPGATRELNHPAFQNIRVCLTENTNGMQQPTTVVTLSKLITPQAMQQCLQFIYMGSLDKRYHDLQEIRQAAEFLELPQLLMVLGTLQTRDQFNNDLNNRYKQVVRQRLEDICLEQGLFADVIFELDDGSVPAHKAILTARCDVMKAMFSGDFRESSAKVIVFPGVREYTFHKLLCYLYTDEVPAISSARCLNLLELANRLCLQRLVNLVESRVIEDLGRLSQNEGNEAVENCLRLLEPCKLHNADQLADWCMNHLCVNYNKLCKMSPRSVRLLHPENQEYLNEHRWPPVWYLKDYDYYQKCLAERDRENKPTLKRNRNQSGCLCFSGTSKTRRESSNGGGGTASSANNDPQAERPLFDSIESGEQVV, encoded by the exons ATGGACAATGAGCAGCCGCATCAGGAACTGGTCAAGTGCGTGGTCGTCGGCGATACGGCAGTTGGAAAGACCAGGCTGATCTGTGCGAGAGCCTGCAACAAACACGTGTCGCTGTCGCAACTCTTGACGACTCACGTGCCCACCGTCTGGGCCATCGACCAGTATAGAATCTACAAGGAC GTCCTAGAACGTTCCTGGGAAGTAGTCGATAACGTGAATGTTTCCCTGCGACTTTGGGACACGTTTGGCGACCACGAGAAGGATCGACGTTTCGCGTACGGCAG atcGGACGTTGTGCTACTATGTTTCTCTATAACAAATCCCGTATCTCTACGGAACTGCAAGGCGATGTGGTATCCGGAAATACGACGATTCTGCCCACAGACTCCGGTACTGTTAGTGGGCTGCAAGAACGATCTACGTTACATGTACCGAGATGAGACGTATCTGAGCTATTTCCGCGACCGCAGTCCGTTCGTGAG AGCTACGAGGAAGAGCGATCTGGTAATGCCTGATCAAGCTCGAGCTGTTGCACGTGAGCTTGGTGTTTGCTATTATGAGACTAGCGTCTTTACATATTACGGTGTTAACGAAGTCTTCGAGAATTCGATACGCGCTGCCTTAATCGCGCGTCGCCAACAACGATTTTGGATGACGAACTTGAAGAGGGTGCAAAGGCCTCTTCTTCAG GCACCGTTTTGTCCACCAAAACCTGTACCACCGGAAGTGTGTCTGGCGACAAGCACTTACGAAGAAAACATGAAAACGTTGTGGACAAAACCAGTTCACACTGACGTGACTTTGATAGCCGGAAACTGCACGTTTTCCGCTCACAGGTGTCTTTTAGCCGCAGCATCGCCCGCGTTCCATCGACTTTTCTCTATGGAACTCGTTCAGGAACAAACACCTCGAAGCTCTAGCGAATCTAGCATG gTGAGTACATTCGGCGAAGCAACGGTCGGTGACTTCAACGATGACACCGAATGCCTCATTCGTATCGATCAATCAAAACCTGCAAA AGTTTGGGAACAACTGAAGCGACGTTCAAGCTTCCAAGTACTGCCCACGGTGGACAACCAAAAGAAACCACCTGGAGCTACTAGAGAACTTAATCATCCTGCCTTCCAGAACATCCGTGTATGCTTG ACTGAAAATACAAATGGAATGCAGCAACCAACGACCGTGGTGACGCTGTCTAAACTAATTACACCCCAGGCGATGCAGCAGTGCTTGCAATTCATTTACATGGGCAGCTTGGATAAACGGTATCACGATCTACAA GAGATTAGACAAGCGGCGGAATTCTTGGAGCTTCCGCAATTATTGATGGTGCTTGGGACTTTACAAACAAGAGATCAGTTTAATAATGATCTTAATAATAGGTATAAGCAAGTGGTGAGGCAACGTTTGGAAGACATTTGTCTAGAACAAG GACTCTTCGCTGATGTGATATTTGAACTAGACGATGGAAGTGTTCCAGCCCACAAAGCGATACTCACTGCCCGATGTGATGTAATGAAGGCCATGTTCTCCGGAGATTTCCGCGAAAGTAGCGCAAAAGTG ATAGTGTTTCCCGGTGTACGCGAGTACACGTTCCACAAACTACTCTGCTATCTCTATACGGATGAAGTGCCAGCAATTTCCTCTGCCAGGTGCTTGAACCTCTTAGAATTGGCAAATCGTCTTTGTTTGCAACGACTGGTGAACTTGGTCGAGAGCAGAGTGATCGAAGATCTCGGGAGATTGTCTCAGAACGAGGGAAACGAGGCCGTGGAGAACTGTCTGAGACTGCTGGAACCGTGCAAG TTGCATAATGCCGATCAACTAGCTGACTGGTGTATGAACCACTTGTGCGTCAATTACAACAAGTTGTGCAAAATGTCTCCGCGAAGCGTACGCCTTCTGCATCCGGAGAACCAGGAATATTTGAACGAGCATCGATGGCCTCCAGTATG GTATTTAAAAGACTACGATTACTACCAAAAATGTTTGGCGGAACGTGACCGCGAAAATAAGCCGACGTTGAAGAGAAATCGCAATCAGTCCGGTTGCTTATGCTTCTCTGGTACGAGCAAAACCAGGAGAGAAAGTTCGAACGGTGGTGGAGGTACAGCATCGTCGGCGAACAACGATCCGCAAGCTGAACGACCCCTATTCGACTCTATAGAGTCAGGTGAACAGGTTGTATGA
- the LOC117164472 gene encoding H/ACA ribonucleoprotein complex subunit 2-like, with the protein MEQITIKEEIDDSVRETETGDNTELKYEEKLKYTSLIAKPMAPKKLTKKIYKCIKKAAKHKSYLRNGLKDVQKHLRKGEQGLVVFAGDVFPIEIMCHLPIVCEDKNIPYCYTPSRQDIGAAMGVKRGSLMVLIKEHEEYKELYDEIKTAMVTLSTPL; encoded by the exons atggagcaaataacaataaaagagGAAATTGACGATAGTGTGAGAGAAACAGAGACTGGTGATAATACAGAACTTAAatacgaagaaaaattaaaatacacaAGCCTTATAGCTAAACCCATGGCCCCAAAAAAATTAACCAAAAAAATTTATAAGTGTATTAAAAAAG CTGCAAAGCATAAATCTTATCTTCGAAATGGTTTGAAGGATGTTCAGAAGCATCTTCGCAAAGGAGAACAagg ATTGGTAGTCTTTGCTGGAGACGTATTTCCAATAGAAATCATGTGTCACTTACCAATTGTATGCGAAGACAAAAATATCCCATACTGCTACACACCTTCGAGACAAGACATTGGTGCTGCTATGGGTGTGAAAAGAGGCAGTCTTATGGTACTTATTAAGGAACATGAAGAATATAAAGAACTTTATGATGAAATAAAAACTGCGATGGTAACATTATCAACGCCactatag
- the LOC117164470 gene encoding RING finger protein 37, whose protein sequence is MLFNFCDPRLRPEIQCSTVSTEGYEVTNLITGTDKGFLAYACIKPPINIDVTFICNIRINHILIWPQVGSQKSSGFQLYAKTSNDASVPYSLLGTEFLDTTHTGLLFCPSKHESIPAPANFLKCFTKSSMQYLTTCINSLRICICKTKNSVPALGKIEVWGTVSPRCGKDTIASISTLWFKQSCLAESMERSENAEYKTPVTDTDNKEILETNLQVPESFLDAITYEIMTQPILLPSGKIIDQTTLLKHEETEAIWGRRLTDPFTGLPFSENRKPVIASALKIRIDRFLLENCNNEEIKKLPRVLGRALPSDGNVTDKTVKEVPNYLLKRNIIQAPSNSKPKFHCSIVSSVKAEKKLCHKLPVVIVSQKRTVSALTKPAKKRVTADSYTSTIPLSKNTEGEQKNNSIDIVDLTVDNETDFDINIAVPNLKRFNNIPKKNETNSKLITCSCCPNGIFYQLPCKHVLCRNVLTSIENNQCTSCSMPYKNNEIERIYE, encoded by the exons ATGCTTTTCAACTTCTGTGATCCTCGTTTAAGACCAGAAATTCAATGCAGTACTGTTAGCACAGAAGGATATGAAGTCACCAATTTAATAACTGGTACTGATAAAGGATTTTTAGCATATGCTTGTATCAAGCCTCCTATAAATATCGACGTTACTTTTATATGTAACATACGTATTAATCACATTTTAATTTGGCCACAAGTTGGCTCTCAAAAGTCATCAGGTTTTCAATTATATGCTAAGACTAGTAACGATGCCAGTGTACCGTACAGTTTACTAGGCACTGAATTTTTAGACACCACGCACACTGGATTATTGTTTTGTCCAAGTAAACATGAATCAATTCCTGCACCAGCAAATTTTTTGAAATGTTTTACAAAATCCTCCATGCAATACTTAACAACATGCATAAATAGCTTAAGAATTTGTATATGTAAAACAAAGAATTCAGTACCTGCATTAGGTAAGATAGAAGTATGGGGAACAGTGTCACCACGTTGTGGTAAAGATACTATAGCCAGTATTTCTACTTTATGGTTCAAACAATCTTGCTTAGCTGAATCTATGGAAAGGTCTGAAAATGCTGAATATAAAACACCTGTTACTGATACAGATAATAA GGAAATATTGGAAACAAATCTACAAGTTCCAGAAAGTTTTTTAGATGCCATTACTTACGAAATCATGACACAGCCAATTCTCTTGCCAAGCGGAAAAATAATTGACCAAACTACATTACTGAAACACGAGGAAACTGAAGCAATATGGGGAAGAAGATTGACTGATCCTTTTACTGGTTTACCATTTAGTGAAAATCGCAAACCTGTTATAGCAAGTGCTTTAAAAATAAGGATAGACAGGTTTTTGCTTGAAAATTGCaataatgaagaaataaaaaaattaccaAGAGTGCTAGGTCGTGCATTGCCCTCTGATGGGAATGTAACAGATAAAACGGTAAAGGAAGTTCctaattatttgttaaaaagaaatataattcaaGCTCCAAGCAATAGTAAGCCAAAGTTTCATTGCTCTATAGTAAGTTCTGTAAAAGCAGAGAAGAAACTTTGTCATAAATTGCCAGTTGTTATAGTGTCCCAAAAACGAACTGTTTCTGCTTTAACTAAACCAGCAAAGAAAAGAGTGACTGCCGATTCTTATACTTCAACTATACCTCTGTCTAAAAACACAGAAGGGgaacaaaaaaataattctattgatATAGTGGATCTAACTGTTGATAATGAAACAGATTTCGATATTAATATAGCAGTACCTAATTTAAAACGTTTTAATAACATTCCAAAAAAGAACGAGACAAATTCGAAATTAATTACGTGTTCCTGTTGCCCTAATGGCATTTTTTACCAGCTTCCATGTAAACATGTTCTATGTAGAAATGTCTTAACATCGATTGAAAATAACCAATGTACATCTTGTAGCATGCcttataaaaataatgaaatagaaCGGATTTATGAATGA
- the LOC117164474 gene encoding H/ACA ribonucleoprotein complex subunit 2-like: MEQITIKEEIDDSVRETETGDNTELKYEEKLKYTSLIAKPMAPKKLTKKIYKCIKKAAKHKSYLRNGLKDVQKHLRKGEQGLVVFAGDVFPIEIMCHLPIVCEDKNIPYCYTPSRQDIGAAMGVKRGSLMVLIKEHEEYKELYDEIKTAMITLSTPL; this comes from the exons atggagcaaataacaataaaagagGAAATTGACGATAGTGTGAGAGAAACAGAGACTGGTGATAATACAGAACTTAAatacgaagaaaaattaaaatacacaAGCCTTATAGCTAAACCCATGGCCCCAAAAAAATTAACCAAAAAAATTTATAAGTGTATTAAAAAAG CTGCAAAGCATAAATCTTATCTTCGAAATGGTTTGAAGGATGTTCAGAAGCATCTTCGCAAAGGAGAACAagg ATTGGTAGTCTTTGCTGGAGACGTATTTCCAATAGAAATCATGTGTCACTTACCAATTGTATGCGAAGACAAAAATATCCCATACTGCTACACACCTTCGAGACAAGACATTGGTGCTGCTATGGGTGTGAAAAGAGGCAGTCTTATGGTACTTATTAAGGAACATGAAGAATATAAAGAACTTTATGATGAAATAAAAACTGCGATGATAACATTATCAACGCCactatag